From Saccharibacillus brassicae:
TCCACAGCCGCCACGGTGCCGGTATCCGTCTTGCTGACGTTGCCCGACGTCACCTGCACGGTCAGAATCTTGTTCTGGCCGGAGTACGTTTCGCGCAGCAGCGACACGCGGCTGCCGGCGCTGATATTTTTCGCTTCGATCCGGCTGCCGTTCGCGTCGAGGAACACGGTGGACGCGTCATATTCGTATTTCGGGTAATCCGTCGCCGTTTTGAGGAACAGCGTGTTCGTGCCCGTCAAGCGGTCGAACTCGCCGGACAGCGTCTCGACCTGCGCTTTCGGATCGACGATCTCGACGTAACCGGCCTGGGCGTTCGCTCCGGCGACCGTCACTCGGGTGTACAGCTTCAACTCGGAAGGCTGGACCCGCGTCTCGGACCCGGCCGCAAAATAAGGCGTGGACGCGTTCAGCGCGTACGTCGCGTTCTGGCCGTTTGCGTACAGCGTCACGGAATTGGCGCTCAGAGCGGTCACGATGCCTGTCGTCATGCCCGCGTATGTAGGCGTAATATGCGCTTCGGCCCGGCTGAAGAACGTCGCCATCTGGGCGCGCGTCACGGAACCGGCCGGATTGAACTTGTTGTTCTCCATCCCCTGCGCGATACCGAGACTGACAGCGGTGCTGACGTAGCCTACGCTGGTTTTGGAAATGTCGGCGTTATCGGCAAAAGAGGTCGAGCCGGCGGACTGCGCCTCGGCTTCCTTGCCGATCGCGCGCACCAGAATCCGGGTTACCCACTCGCGGCTTGCCGGCTGCGTGCCCCACGCTTTGCCGTCGGCGTCTTTTTCCTCCGCCGATCGGATCAGCCCTTTGTCGAGCGCAAGATCGACGTACGGCTTGAAATAATTGTTCACGGTCAAGCCGTCCGGTACGATCGCCGTCTCGATCGTGCCGAGTTCTTTGCCCGCTCCGATGAAACGGATCGCCATCGTGATCGCTTCCTGGCGGGTAATGTTGTCGCCCGGCTTGAACTGGCCGTTCTGGCCCAGCACGATACCCTGCGCGGCGAGCTTGTAAATATGTTTCTCGGCCCAGTAGCCGGTCTTGACGTCGCCGAACCCGGTCGACGCGGCTGCCGCCGGTGCCGATGCCGCCGGTACCGCAGTCGTCGCCGGCGTCTCCGCCGCGAAAGCGAACGTGCCTCCGCCCGCTCCCATCATGACGGCCAGAACGGCCGGAACCACCTTGTTGATTTTGCCGGTCTTTATGCCCGAAGGCCGCCGGTTGGATTTGGAATGCTGCATATGATTTGATCCCCTTCCCGATTTGTCCAAACGAAATAGCGCTAAACATAGCAATTCGCCGCCGGCGTTTTGCTTTCCTGCCGGCGGCGAATATATGAAAGAATCGTAACTATTTGCAAGCTGCAGGCTTTTACACGCCCAGATATTCGGTCAGGCCGCGGGCAATCGCTTCTGCCACGCGCTGCTGGAACTCTTCCGTTCTGAGCTGGGCCGCTTCCGCGGCGTTGCTTACGAAGCCGATCTCCAGCAGGGCGGCCGGCATCGTCGTTTCGCGAATGACGTGGAAATTGCCGTATTGGACTTTGCGGTCCTTGAAGCCGGTAGCGGCCAGAATGTACTTGTGCAGCGTAGTCGCAAGCGCTTTGCTGTCTCCGCGCTGATAGTACGTTTCGGTGCCGCTTGCGGCCGAAGAACCGCTGTTGTTATGAATCGAGACGAAGACGTCGGCGTTGACGTTTTTCGCGACGCGGACGCGTTCTTTGAGTTCCAGGAACGTATCGTCGCTGCGCGTCATGACGATGTCGACGTTCGGGTTCTTTTTCAAAATGGCGGCGACTTTGAGCGCCAGGCCAAGATTGACGTCTTTTTCCCGCACACCGGTCGGTCCGACCGCGCCTGGGTCGTGATCGCCGTGTCCGGCATCGATCACGATCACTTTTTTGCCGTTGCCGCCTACGCCCGTGATCGGCGCCGTCACTTTGTCGAGCGTGACGAACAGCGAAGTGCCTTCGGTCGACAGCTTATAGTTGTTGGCGCTTTTGAGGTCGATCACGACCTGCACGCTGTTCGTCGAACCTTTCGGTACGAAGTAGCGGATCTGCGACACGTTGTCCGCGTTCGACGCGGAGATCGTGCCGATCTCGCCGACCGCGAGATTGCCGCCGATCGAGCTGCCGAACCGCGTGTTCGGCAGTTCGACCAGAATGCGGTCGGGACCCGACAGCACCGAATCTTTGGCGATGACCGCTTTGTCGGTCGAGATCATCAGGCGATTGTCGCTGAAGCTGATCGCTTTGACTTCCGCCGAAGGCGTAACCGGCGTCTCTACGGGCGTGCCCGGTACGACCGTGCCTCCGTCCGTGCTGCCCGGATTCGCTCCGACCTGTCCGCCCGCGGGATTGCCCTGCGTGAACAGATACACGGTCTTGGCCGCGTTTTGCCATTTGACCTGCAGACCGAGCTGTGCGCTGACGAAACGCAGCGGAACGTAAGTCGTTTCTTTTTGGGCCATGGCCGGCTGCGTAAGCGGCACGATCGCTCCGTTTGCCGTAGCCGCTTTCTGGTTAATGGTGAGTACGACGGTATCCGCACCGCTGCCGATGGTAACCTGCTGAGCCGCCTGGTTCCATCCGACCTTGTAACCCAGTTCCTCGGAGACGACCCGGATCGGAACCATCGTCGTCTGACTTACGGTCAAGACGTCCGCATTGGCCAATTCTCGATTGTCCAGCATGATTCGGGTGTCCGACGAGGCCGCTTGTCCCGTATGCGGGAGCAAGAACATCAGCATCAGGACTGCCATTACTGTCGTTAACACGTACTTTTTCATTCTTCACATCCACCTCTAACTTTTTCGCTTTTTTCGCCGGAATTGCCTTCTTCCCGCGCTTGCTCCCAAACGCGGTCGGAAAGATTCCGAACTATTGACATCCCAACAGGTGCTCACGTTAAGCTTAGACGCGGACTTTTCTCGAAAGTTGCGGCTTTTATTTCAATTCTGTCATCAATTCCGAATTCGATTCGGCTGTTGACGGCTATTTCTTATGTATCGGCACGGAAGGTGCGCGAAGCTTAGAGCTTTGCGAAAAAACCTTCCGTCTTTTTTTTGCTTTTTTTGCGCGCGGCACCTGAAACGATCCCGTATTCGGTCGGTGCGGCACTTCTGCCGCACGCCGCCCGGTCGTTATCGAATCTGCGCCTTTACTGCGAAGAGACGGATTCGAGCCGCGAAATCGCTTCGCCCGCGATACTTTCCGCCGGCGTAATGCCGCGGAAACGGGTCCAGACGTCGCGGTCGACTTCATACACACGGCCCGCTTTGACCGCGCGCAGTCCTTGCCACACGGACGTCTTTGCCCACTGGTCGGTAATCGGCATTTCGTCGTCGGTCGCGATAAAGATCGCGTCGGGATCGGCTTCGACGATGCCTTCGAGCCCAAGTTCCGGGTACGGCTCTTCCTCGCTGCCGCTTGCCACGTTCTCCAGCCCGATTCGCTGTATCACCTGACCCGCGTACGAAAACGCACTGTGCGCGTTCAGGCCGTCTTTGCGGGCGACGCCGATCAACACTTTGCGAACCGGCAGCTTTTCCGCTTTTGCTTGCAGCAGCTCCATCGCTTCGGCATGCTGTTTCAGCCGCGCTTCGCCTTCCGCTTCCCGTCCGACCGCGGCCGCGATCTGGCGGAAATCGCCGAGGCTGTCGTCGTACGAGCCTTTGCGGCTGTTGAGGATCAGCGTCGGGGCGACAGCCCGCAATTTGTCGAGAATGGCCGTATGGCGATCGGTATCGCCCAGAATCAAGTCCGGCGCGCTGGCCAGTATCGCTTCGATGTCCGGCGCGGACCTTTCCCCGAGCGGGGCATAATCGAGCGGCTGTCCGCCGTTGAGCTTGCGCATCGCGGCGGCTTTGCCGTCGTCGGCGATACCGACCGGCGTCACGCCGAGCGCCAGCAGATCGCCCGCGAACGACCATTCCAGCGCCGCGACCCGGGCCGCCGGCTTGGCCAGGTCCACGTCTCCCGACGTGCCGGTCAGCCGGATCGCGGAACCGGACACCGGCGCCGACGCTTCCGATGCCGCCGGCTTCGAATCGGAGCCGCAGCCTGCGAGCAGCCCCAGGCCGAGCAGCGCGGCGGCGGCCCATATTGTGTTTTGCTTTTTGTTCATGTTCATTCTCCTGACTTCTTCGTTCTGACTTGTTCGTTCTGTAGACCCAACGTTGATAATCATTATCAATACACACCAGTCTAGCAGACTTTGCCGACGCCGGCCAGCCTTTTGAAATTCACGCTTGATTGACGCCTGATTGACACTTGATTGACGCTTGGTTGCATCCTGACCGACCACGCCGAAAAGCGCCGCCGGCCCTAAGGCCAAACGGCGCTGCTGCTTCTGTTCTTATCGGTGCTGCCGCGTTCTACTGCGTGCCGCGAACGGCCCTGGCGTTACACGTAAGTCCGTTCGGCCCGCTTCGCTTCGTATTCGGAGATCGAAGATTCGTGCTGCAGCGTCAAGCCGATATCGTCCAGGCCCTGAAGCAGGAACTGGCGGCGATGTTCGTCCAGATCGAAATCGATACGCAGACCGTAAGCGTCGGTGAGCGTCTTCTCTTCGAGATTGACGTTCAGGCGATAACCTTCATGCTCGGCCGTGCGGGCGAACAGATCCTGCACCTGTTCTTCGGACAGCTGGATCGGCAGAATGCCGTTCTTGAAGCAGTTGTTGTAGAAAATATCGGCGAACGACGGCGCGATCACGACGCGGAATCCGTAGTCCAGTATCGCCCACGGCGCGTGCTCGCGGGACGATCCGCAGCCGAAGTTGGCACGCGAGATCAGCACTTCCGCTCCCGTATAACGCGGTTTGTTCATTTCGAATTCGGTATTCACTTCGCCGGATTCGGCGAAACGCCATTCGAAAAACAGGAACTGGCCGAAGCCGGTCCGTTCGATACGCTTGAGAAACTGCTTGGGAATGATGGCGTCCGTGTCGACATTGACCCGATCCACCGGGGCGACGAGTCCGTTTAATTGTTTGAATTCTTCCATGCGAGATCCCTTCTTTCCGGAGATTTGGTCAGCTGACGACTTCGGTCTTGAACGTCCAATCGCGTACGTCGGTGAAATGTCCTTCGATCGCCGCAGCGGCGGCCATGGCCGGCGAGACGAGATGCGTCCGTCCTCCGCGGCCCTGACGGCCTTCGAAGTTGCGGTT
This genomic window contains:
- the leuD gene encoding 3-isopropylmalate dehydratase small subunit, which encodes MEEFKQLNGLVAPVDRVNVDTDAIIPKQFLKRIERTGFGQFLFFEWRFAESGEVNTEFEMNKPRYTGAEVLISRANFGCGSSREHAPWAILDYGFRVVIAPSFADIFYNNCFKNGILPIQLSEEQVQDLFARTAEHEGYRLNVNLEEKTLTDAYGLRIDFDLDEHRRQFLLQGLDDIGLTLQHESSISEYEAKRAERTYV
- a CDS encoding ABC transporter substrate-binding protein → MNKKQNTIWAAAALLGLGLLAGCGSDSKPAASEASAPVSGSAIRLTGTSGDVDLAKPAARVAALEWSFAGDLLALGVTPVGIADDGKAAAMRKLNGGQPLDYAPLGERSAPDIEAILASAPDLILGDTDRHTAILDKLRAVAPTLILNSRKGSYDDSLGDFRQIAAAVGREAEGEARLKQHAEAMELLQAKAEKLPVRKVLIGVARKDGLNAHSAFSYAGQVIQRIGLENVASGSEEEPYPELGLEGIVEADPDAIFIATDDEMPITDQWAKTSVWQGLRAVKAGRVYEVDRDVWTRFRGITPAESIAGEAISRLESVSSQ
- a CDS encoding N-acetylmuramoyl-L-alanine amidase, yielding MKKYVLTTVMAVLMLMFLLPHTGQAASSDTRIMLDNRELANADVLTVSQTTMVPIRVVSEELGYKVGWNQAAQQVTIGSGADTVVLTINQKAATANGAIVPLTQPAMAQKETTYVPLRFVSAQLGLQVKWQNAAKTVYLFTQGNPAGGQVGANPGSTDGGTVVPGTPVETPVTPSAEVKAISFSDNRLMISTDKAVIAKDSVLSGPDRILVELPNTRFGSSIGGNLAVGEIGTISASNADNVSQIRYFVPKGSTNSVQVVIDLKSANNYKLSTEGTSLFVTLDKVTAPITGVGGNGKKVIVIDAGHGDHDPGAVGPTGVREKDVNLGLALKVAAILKKNPNVDIVMTRSDDTFLELKERVRVAKNVNADVFVSIHNNSGSSAASGTETYYQRGDSKALATTLHKYILAATGFKDRKVQYGNFHVIRETTMPAALLEIGFVSNAAEAAQLRTEEFQQRVAEAIARGLTEYLGV